aattttcaaatataaacgTTATCTGTGCTACTTACTATCTCAGCAATACCTAGCTCGTCAATTTTATACCATCCAAAGTCAGTTACTTCGTCCCTGGAATTCTGGAAAAGTATCGAGTCATTTTACTCCAACAGATTGTTTATTTGATCAGTTAACGTAGCAATTCGCATCATCATCAATTTGAATCATCTCAGAGCTTATATGAACTATGAAACTGCAGCAATTGCATCAGTAATAAATCCCGAAGTCACTATTTTCTGACTTTGATATTTTACTATTCTCATAATGAACGGATATCTTTCAGGCAAGCTTGGTAACTATGGACAACTTCCACTGGCCAGAAACTGCATCGTATCTCAGAGAATTATTCATCCACAATTTGCAAGCTTCATTGCCCAAAAATACACAACTGCACCAAAATTAACTGCCACAAGCTTCATGCTAACGCCTGTACCACAGGTCaggattttttacaatatctcAATtgtaaaattccaaatttactCAATCAAAGTTTCCGTTTTCCTAGAATGATGAGCATTGTTTTTTCTAAAGTCAATTGCACCTTGGAATGCTAACTATCTATGACATACTTGAATATGAGATATCTAGACTTGtcaatacttgaaaaattaggaaaatcattttgaaaatacgaaattGTTAGCTACTGTTATGCAAttcttattaataatattacttaCTGAACAAACTCGTGACTATTTTTTATATGAACAGATGAACCTGGTACGGTCAATAGCCACGAGTCAACGTCATTGTGCTCCAGTAACTGGTGATCATGTGCGTCTATGGCAAGCCGAGCGAGTAGCTTCCGCTATTTTAATAGGACTTCTGCCTGCTTGCGTCGTGCTTGAGAATCCATTTGTCGACGTTACGTTGGCTGTCTTCATGGTCATGCACAGTCACTGGTAATTCATTCTAATTGttacttatattttttgttattgaaatttcaatacttTAGTAATAGATTTTTATCAATGAGCTCGATAATAGTAATTGCAATatgttaatataatattacctATGAATTCATTGCAGGGGTTTGGAAGCAATAGTAATCGACTATGCTCGTCCGATAGTTGTGGGTAATATCTTCCCAAAAATAGCTCACTTTGCACTGAATCTTTTTTCTGCCGCTACACTAGCTGGTCTGCTATTGCTAATTTATAATGGTCCGGGATTGGGAAAAACTGTCAAGAATCTGTGGACTGTTGGCAAAAGTGAAGCTGGAAaatagacaaaagaaaaaacaacaattacGCGTGTTCACGTTTTGTGTAAAGGAAGAAAACGCCAATGTACGACTATTGTTTTAAGTTATTAGAAATTATatagttggtaaaaaaaacgttaccatcgaataaattattgtttgcCATGATAAATGAATGTAGCTCATTATTTCATACATAAAGAAAAGATTCGGTAAGTGTACTTGTAAGATGTGGAAAACGTTGTTATAAGTTGTTATAAGTGAGTATTTTGCTGTACAAATTTCGtttcatgaaatattgaagaatAACACTAGTTGTAATGAGCTTCAAATAGCAATGAAGTATTTCGGTAGTAATCATcgatttaaattgaaaataacgaaagcAATAAAATGTTGAATCATTATGCATAGACATCTGTAGcaattccttcttctttttcctagTGGCTACAATTACCTAATTCTTTGGAAACAAAGAGACAATGCCACTAAGTCCACTGAAACTGATCTGTTTACCTATTTCTAAGACCCTGTGGTAATAACTCAATTTCACTGACTATTATGGTggctatttttattaaaacaatTCTAAAAAAGGATTCACAATGTATGTAATTCATCATAAAGTAGCACTACTTAAATCTAGATTTAGTACGATGCAAATACACTGCTCAAATCTGTACAGCGAACGAGGACAGGTGAATCTGAGCCTTACTCAGATGAGACTTGAAAAAATGCCATATCATTCTATTCCGAGCTGTGTCTTGCAGAAATtcatcgttcaatttttcgcaacatcaaataattcataaatgctCATTTTTGCACTCAGCTATGCTGACAATATTTTGGCActttttacattatatatttctGGAATGTATATACGCTGATTAAATTGATATTACcccaaatgaatttttcaaaataattctaattaaaaaaaaaaaaaataataactcgaTTGAAATAATGTCAAAGAATTTCTACAAGCAGTAGCTGAAATTCTTGCGTTTATAGTATTTATGGTTTTTACCCAACACTAGACTGGCCTTCCTTAGTTATATAAATTGCAGTAGGTACtaaacgtttttcttttttaaatatttttttgttgttttgttgtttACATACTCTTACAAATTCTCTGTATTCTTTCTTATTGCACAATATGATTTCCTAGAAACTTTTGATGGTTGCATACAAATCACcaccatcatcaccatcatcatcgtGTCTTTATagcatttttattacacaataATCATCAGAAGTTACGAGCTCAGCAACTCTAATTAATGTACAATTATAGGTAAACCATTACCCACGTGAAGCTTGATAGTCAAAAGATATTCAGATCAGTAATATACTGATAATCATATTTAAACTAACCAAAAGTTATTGCTAAATTCAAGTTTATTCTGTACTGATGATTTGTATTgattcgagttttttttttttacaaccagGAAAATTCTCAATTCCATTCTTTGCCTTGATTTGATAACTAGTGATAGTAAATTTATGCAATTTcgtttgtataaatttatcttcaaactgcaaattaaaaatgtacaaatattCAAATGTCTAAAAAGCACCCACAGTGAATACCTCCGCGTGAgtgattttcaacttttacatTTCTATTGATTTGAGATATGGATAAACTCAAGCCAAGTTCGTAAACATTAGTTGAAATTCGAATATTATTCTGAGATACAACTGATGTACATCATTTGAAGTAACTTGGCGTAAATTGGCCCATATATGAGCACTGACCATTGCATTTTGATGTTCGTGTGAATATAGCTTTGCAACAGTGTAATAAAACTATTTGTGAGTAGTGCGAAACTgtctatttttgtttttgtttttttttgttatttttttttaagaagcaTGTATTTCTACATGAAATTAAGTatcttaaaataatatttgaaagtcGAAAACACAAGATCTTTGAAAAAGAAGTGAACTAATAATGACttgttaaaaagaaaagaaattcgcaattattttcaattgtgaGAGGcattattgaaattatatttctacaactagttatatatatttatataatagtCACACACACCGTTTTTCAATAATCTGTGTTCTATCTACTTGTTAATTTGTTGTAtactttttttacatattaaaATATGATATTTCTTAAAATAAAGATTATCagcaatatttttaatcatcgTTATCATTATATTAGTCTTCTTTAtagcaaaattttcactgctCGCATCAATGGCACATGTGCGCACAgtgttcattttatttatcaaatctTTATTATCGCCACCTTCTTACCCCTGAtgctgttttttcttcaacgtaGTTTGTTCCTTGAGGtcgttacttttttcctgaacCACCCTGTAAATTGCAATAAAAAGTTCATCAATTACAATACataaaaaacagaacaaaagGCTGTGCACTAGcctataaaataataattttgttgcaGAAAATAAGATTATatgaatttggaaatattacaCAAATTCATTTAATTCCAACATAACGCTTCAGCTGCCACgtcacagaaatttttcttattcgaaGCAACTATATTATTGTTTTCTCAATATCTATTAGAGCCCGCTCTGACTTTGAGTGAAACACATGCAGCTGAAGCTCAATTTttagttaaaattttaattgatatATCATATGTAAATACAGAAAACATTCGCTATGAcattaataaaattgtaatatagAAACGATATTTTGAAACAGACAAATGTTCAAGTGCGAACGATTAAATTAAATACTCAACAGATAAATCATACATTGTGTCAAcagaaggttgaaaaaaattaaccattgATATTGTTTGGTACAGTATACATTTCTGTTCATTCTACTGTCTAGAAgtgacgaaaatttatgtTCTTATTCATGAATTCTTCACTTCCGACAATACCACAATAATTATCAaccaaaaataatattgtcaTTTGGTTGTGGATTCATAATAAGTTTAGAAGAAGAATATTTACCCATCACCATGAATAAAAGTtgctgcaaatatttttttacagtacACAAAAGCGCATAGTGCCGTGCAATGGATTGCAAGCAAtacttataaaatatattacagtAACTAAATATTGTTGCGATACTTCAAACGCCATAATTGATTAcaacaaaattgaaagaagtgtaaaataaatacacgAAAGTACATAGAAAAGAATGGACAGTTTCACAGGCAAGAAACAGATACATGTATACCGTGAATATCACTTGAAGCAGGCAACTTAAACTTACGTTTGCGACAAAGTTACAATGGATGTACTTGAAATTGCTCAATTAACCTGTTTCCAAAGATATTTACAATATACAGAAAACCACATTGATCCAGAGTTTAACAATGAGATTTGATTGCAATTCATCCGATCTATACCTGAGCTATGTCATAGAATATATAGTGCGTTGAATTTATCTGAAATTGTTATCAATATACAcagagaaatttaaaaattg
This portion of the Diprion similis isolate iyDipSimi1 chromosome 7, iyDipSimi1.1, whole genome shotgun sequence genome encodes:
- the LOC124407914 gene encoding LOW QUALITY PROTEIN: succinate dehydrogenase [ubiquinone] cytochrome b small subunit, mitochondrial (The sequence of the model RefSeq protein was modified relative to this genomic sequence to represent the inferred CDS: inserted 1 base in 1 codon); the encoded protein is MGYVGSRHCGSPISGVHXSIEAGTFETTSKLGNYGQLPLARNCIVSQRIIHPQFASFIAQKYTTAPKLTATSFMLTPVPQMNLVRSIATSQRHCAPVTGDHVRLWQAERVASAILIGLLPACVVLENPFVDVTLAVFMVMHSHWGLEAIVIDYARPIVVGNIFPKIAHFALNLFSAATLAGLLLLIYNGPGLGKTVKNLWTVGKSEAGK